A region from the Gossypium hirsutum isolate 1008001.06 chromosome A08, Gossypium_hirsutum_v2.1, whole genome shotgun sequence genome encodes:
- the LOC107929445 gene encoding cyclin-dependent kinase F-4 isoform X3, translating to MDRYKLIKEVGDGTFGRVWRAIHKQSGEIVAIKKMKKKYYSWEECVNLREVKSLQRMNHPNIVKLKEVIREHDILYFVFEYMECNLYQLMKDREKLFSEVEIRNWCFQVFQGLAYMHQRGYFHRDLKPENLLVTKDIIKIADFGLAREINSSPPYTEYVSTRWYRAPEVLLQSYLYTSIVDMWAMGAIMAELFTLRPLFPGTSEADEIYKICSVIGTPTKDSWPDGLNLARAINYQFPQFAGVHLSALIPSASDDAISLITSLCSWDPCKRPTAAEALQHPFFQGCFYVPPSLRPRIAVSRTPPSAGVRGTLEQQSVRRYSGAQPNGKFTGSFSSLKTNASFSTGADCAQRKPELLNQDLRKNDKPLKNYSKQTRYWPPGRRTTTISMNKDRNGRGAGASEVVEKLGNVTIGSRRQYGGQIGAPPMKAGVQWTAESNDMFLRPTQQIPSGRTFTRKVAG from the exons ATGGACAG GTACAAGTTAATTAAGGAAGTTGGAGATGGAACATTTGGGAGGGTGTGGCGAGCTATTCATAAGCAGTCTGGGGAAATT GTTGCGAttaagaaaatgaagaagaaatattACTCGTGGGAAGAGTGTGTGAATCTGAGAGAAGTTAAG TCACTGCAGAGAATGAATCATCCAAATATCGTGAAGCTTAAGGAAGTCATCAGGGAACATGACATTTTATACTTTGTTTTTGAATACATG GAATGCAACCTTTACCAACTTATGAAAGACAGGGAAAAACTTTTTTCTGAAGTTGAAATCAGAAATTGGTGTTTCCAAGTCTTCCAAGGTCTTGCATACATGCACCAGCGTGGATATTTTCATCGCGACCTAAAGCCTG AGAATTTGTTGGTTACTAAAGATATAATCAAAATTGCTGATTTTGGTCTTGCAcgtgaaataaattcaagtccaCCATACACTGAGTATGTCTCAACACGCTG GTATCGTGCCCCTGAAGTACTCCTTCAATCATACCTGTATACTTCAATAGTTG ATATGTGGGCGATGGGTGCAATCATGGCTGAGTTATTCACCTTACGTCCTCTTTTTCCTGGAACAAG TGAAGCAGATGAGATCTACAAAATTTGTAGTGTAATAGGTACTCCAACTAAGGATTCATGGCCTGATGGGCTTAATCTTGCAAGGGCTATAAACTACCAATTCCCACAG TTTGCTGGTGTGCATCTGTCTGCATTGATACCATCAGCAAGCGACGATGCAATCAGCCTTATTACA TCTCTCTGTTCGTGGGATCCTTGCAAAAGGCCAACTGCTGCCGAGGCCCTTCAACATCCATTCTTTCAG GGTTGTTTTTATGTTCCTCCATCTCTTCGTCCCAGAATAGCTGTTTCTAGAACTCCTCCATCTG CTGGGGTTAGAGGAACATTGGAACAGCAATCTGTTAGGAGGTATTCTGGGGCTCAGCCCAATGGGAAATTCACTGGCAGTTTTTCTTCTCTGAAAACAAATGCTTCCTTCAGCACAGGTGCTGATT GTGCGCAACGCAAGCCTGAGTTGCTTAATCAG GATCTGAGAAAGAATGATAAACCCTTGAAGAACTATAGCAAACAAACAAGGTATTGGCCACCTGGAAGAAGGACAACAA CAATATCAATGAACAAGGATAGAAATGGACGTGGAGCTGGGGCTTCAGAGGTGGTGGAGAAGTTGGGAAATGTGACAATTGGAAGTCGGAGGCAGTATGGTGGACAAATAGGGGCACCACCTATGAAGGCTGGGGTGCAGTGGACTGCGGAATCTAATGACATGTTTCTGAGGCCAACCCAACAGATACCGTCTGGCAGAACTTTTACCAGAAAAGTAGCGGGATGA
- the LOC107929445 gene encoding cyclin-dependent kinase F-4 isoform X4, which translates to MDRYKLIKEVGDGTFGRVWRAIHKQSGEIVAIKKMKKKYYSWEECVNLREVKSLQRMNHPNIVKLKEVIREHDILYFVFEYMECNLYQLMKDREKLFSEVEIRNWCFQVFQGLAYMHQRGYFHRDLKPENLLVTKDIIKIADFGLAREINSSPPYTEYVSTRWYRAPEVLLQSYLYTSIVDMWAMGAIMAELFTLRPLFPGTSEADEIYKICSVIGTPTKDSWPDGLNLARAINYQFPQFAGVHLSALIPSASDDAISLITSLCSWDPCKRPTAAEALQHPFFQGCFYVPPSLRPRIAVSRTPPSAGVRGTLEQQSVRRYSGAQPNGKFTGSFSSLKTNASFSTGAQRKPELLNQDLRKNDKPLKNYSKQTRYWPPGRRTTTISMNKDRNGRGAGASEVVEKLGNVTIGSRRQYGGQIGAPPMKAGVQWTAESNDMFLRPTQQIPSGRTFTRKVAG; encoded by the exons ATGGACAG GTACAAGTTAATTAAGGAAGTTGGAGATGGAACATTTGGGAGGGTGTGGCGAGCTATTCATAAGCAGTCTGGGGAAATT GTTGCGAttaagaaaatgaagaagaaatattACTCGTGGGAAGAGTGTGTGAATCTGAGAGAAGTTAAG TCACTGCAGAGAATGAATCATCCAAATATCGTGAAGCTTAAGGAAGTCATCAGGGAACATGACATTTTATACTTTGTTTTTGAATACATG GAATGCAACCTTTACCAACTTATGAAAGACAGGGAAAAACTTTTTTCTGAAGTTGAAATCAGAAATTGGTGTTTCCAAGTCTTCCAAGGTCTTGCATACATGCACCAGCGTGGATATTTTCATCGCGACCTAAAGCCTG AGAATTTGTTGGTTACTAAAGATATAATCAAAATTGCTGATTTTGGTCTTGCAcgtgaaataaattcaagtccaCCATACACTGAGTATGTCTCAACACGCTG GTATCGTGCCCCTGAAGTACTCCTTCAATCATACCTGTATACTTCAATAGTTG ATATGTGGGCGATGGGTGCAATCATGGCTGAGTTATTCACCTTACGTCCTCTTTTTCCTGGAACAAG TGAAGCAGATGAGATCTACAAAATTTGTAGTGTAATAGGTACTCCAACTAAGGATTCATGGCCTGATGGGCTTAATCTTGCAAGGGCTATAAACTACCAATTCCCACAG TTTGCTGGTGTGCATCTGTCTGCATTGATACCATCAGCAAGCGACGATGCAATCAGCCTTATTACA TCTCTCTGTTCGTGGGATCCTTGCAAAAGGCCAACTGCTGCCGAGGCCCTTCAACATCCATTCTTTCAG GGTTGTTTTTATGTTCCTCCATCTCTTCGTCCCAGAATAGCTGTTTCTAGAACTCCTCCATCTG CTGGGGTTAGAGGAACATTGGAACAGCAATCTGTTAGGAGGTATTCTGGGGCTCAGCCCAATGGGAAATTCACTGGCAGTTTTTCTTCTCTGAAAACAAATGCTTCCTTCAGCACAG GTGCGCAACGCAAGCCTGAGTTGCTTAATCAG GATCTGAGAAAGAATGATAAACCCTTGAAGAACTATAGCAAACAAACAAGGTATTGGCCACCTGGAAGAAGGACAACAA CAATATCAATGAACAAGGATAGAAATGGACGTGGAGCTGGGGCTTCAGAGGTGGTGGAGAAGTTGGGAAATGTGACAATTGGAAGTCGGAGGCAGTATGGTGGACAAATAGGGGCACCACCTATGAAGGCTGGGGTGCAGTGGACTGCGGAATCTAATGACATGTTTCTGAGGCCAACCCAACAGATACCGTCTGGCAGAACTTTTACCAGAAAAGTAGCGGGATGA
- the LOC107929445 gene encoding cyclin-dependent kinase F-4 isoform X2: protein MLIIVWHDIRYKLIKEVGDGTFGRVWRAIHKQSGEIVAIKKMKKKYYSWEECVNLREVKSLQRMNHPNIVKLKEVIREHDILYFVFEYMECNLYQLMKDREKLFSEVEIRNWCFQVFQGLAYMHQRGYFHRDLKPENLLVTKDIIKIADFGLAREINSSPPYTEYVSTRWYRAPEVLLQSYLYTSIVDMWAMGAIMAELFTLRPLFPGTSEADEIYKICSVIGTPTKDSWPDGLNLARAINYQFPQFAGVHLSALIPSASDDAISLITSLCSWDPCKRPTAAEALQHPFFQGCFYVPPSLRPRIAVSRTPPSAGVRGTLEQQSVRRYSGAQPNGKFTGSFSSLKTNASFSTGAQRKPELLNQDLRKNDKPLKNYSKQTRYWPPGRRTTTISMNKDRNGRGAGASEVVEKLGNVTIGSRRQYGGQIGAPPMKAGVQWTAESNDMFLRPTQQIPSGRTFTRKVAG from the exons ATGCTTATCATTGTTTGGCATGATATTAGGTACAAGTTAATTAAGGAAGTTGGAGATGGAACATTTGGGAGGGTGTGGCGAGCTATTCATAAGCAGTCTGGGGAAATT GTTGCGAttaagaaaatgaagaagaaatattACTCGTGGGAAGAGTGTGTGAATCTGAGAGAAGTTAAG TCACTGCAGAGAATGAATCATCCAAATATCGTGAAGCTTAAGGAAGTCATCAGGGAACATGACATTTTATACTTTGTTTTTGAATACATG GAATGCAACCTTTACCAACTTATGAAAGACAGGGAAAAACTTTTTTCTGAAGTTGAAATCAGAAATTGGTGTTTCCAAGTCTTCCAAGGTCTTGCATACATGCACCAGCGTGGATATTTTCATCGCGACCTAAAGCCTG AGAATTTGTTGGTTACTAAAGATATAATCAAAATTGCTGATTTTGGTCTTGCAcgtgaaataaattcaagtccaCCATACACTGAGTATGTCTCAACACGCTG GTATCGTGCCCCTGAAGTACTCCTTCAATCATACCTGTATACTTCAATAGTTG ATATGTGGGCGATGGGTGCAATCATGGCTGAGTTATTCACCTTACGTCCTCTTTTTCCTGGAACAAG TGAAGCAGATGAGATCTACAAAATTTGTAGTGTAATAGGTACTCCAACTAAGGATTCATGGCCTGATGGGCTTAATCTTGCAAGGGCTATAAACTACCAATTCCCACAG TTTGCTGGTGTGCATCTGTCTGCATTGATACCATCAGCAAGCGACGATGCAATCAGCCTTATTACA TCTCTCTGTTCGTGGGATCCTTGCAAAAGGCCAACTGCTGCCGAGGCCCTTCAACATCCATTCTTTCAG GGTTGTTTTTATGTTCCTCCATCTCTTCGTCCCAGAATAGCTGTTTCTAGAACTCCTCCATCTG CTGGGGTTAGAGGAACATTGGAACAGCAATCTGTTAGGAGGTATTCTGGGGCTCAGCCCAATGGGAAATTCACTGGCAGTTTTTCTTCTCTGAAAACAAATGCTTCCTTCAGCACAG GTGCGCAACGCAAGCCTGAGTTGCTTAATCAG GATCTGAGAAAGAATGATAAACCCTTGAAGAACTATAGCAAACAAACAAGGTATTGGCCACCTGGAAGAAGGACAACAA CAATATCAATGAACAAGGATAGAAATGGACGTGGAGCTGGGGCTTCAGAGGTGGTGGAGAAGTTGGGAAATGTGACAATTGGAAGTCGGAGGCAGTATGGTGGACAAATAGGGGCACCACCTATGAAGGCTGGGGTGCAGTGGACTGCGGAATCTAATGACATGTTTCTGAGGCCAACCCAACAGATACCGTCTGGCAGAACTTTTACCAGAAAAGTAGCGGGATGA
- the LOC107929445 gene encoding cyclin-dependent kinase F-4 isoform X1 translates to MLIIVWHDIRYKLIKEVGDGTFGRVWRAIHKQSGEIVAIKKMKKKYYSWEECVNLREVKSLQRMNHPNIVKLKEVIREHDILYFVFEYMECNLYQLMKDREKLFSEVEIRNWCFQVFQGLAYMHQRGYFHRDLKPENLLVTKDIIKIADFGLAREINSSPPYTEYVSTRWYRAPEVLLQSYLYTSIVDMWAMGAIMAELFTLRPLFPGTSEADEIYKICSVIGTPTKDSWPDGLNLARAINYQFPQFAGVHLSALIPSASDDAISLITSLCSWDPCKRPTAAEALQHPFFQGCFYVPPSLRPRIAVSRTPPSAGVRGTLEQQSVRRYSGAQPNGKFTGSFSSLKTNASFSTGADCAQRKPELLNQDLRKNDKPLKNYSKQTRYWPPGRRTTTISMNKDRNGRGAGASEVVEKLGNVTIGSRRQYGGQIGAPPMKAGVQWTAESNDMFLRPTQQIPSGRTFTRKVAG, encoded by the exons ATGCTTATCATTGTTTGGCATGATATTAGGTACAAGTTAATTAAGGAAGTTGGAGATGGAACATTTGGGAGGGTGTGGCGAGCTATTCATAAGCAGTCTGGGGAAATT GTTGCGAttaagaaaatgaagaagaaatattACTCGTGGGAAGAGTGTGTGAATCTGAGAGAAGTTAAG TCACTGCAGAGAATGAATCATCCAAATATCGTGAAGCTTAAGGAAGTCATCAGGGAACATGACATTTTATACTTTGTTTTTGAATACATG GAATGCAACCTTTACCAACTTATGAAAGACAGGGAAAAACTTTTTTCTGAAGTTGAAATCAGAAATTGGTGTTTCCAAGTCTTCCAAGGTCTTGCATACATGCACCAGCGTGGATATTTTCATCGCGACCTAAAGCCTG AGAATTTGTTGGTTACTAAAGATATAATCAAAATTGCTGATTTTGGTCTTGCAcgtgaaataaattcaagtccaCCATACACTGAGTATGTCTCAACACGCTG GTATCGTGCCCCTGAAGTACTCCTTCAATCATACCTGTATACTTCAATAGTTG ATATGTGGGCGATGGGTGCAATCATGGCTGAGTTATTCACCTTACGTCCTCTTTTTCCTGGAACAAG TGAAGCAGATGAGATCTACAAAATTTGTAGTGTAATAGGTACTCCAACTAAGGATTCATGGCCTGATGGGCTTAATCTTGCAAGGGCTATAAACTACCAATTCCCACAG TTTGCTGGTGTGCATCTGTCTGCATTGATACCATCAGCAAGCGACGATGCAATCAGCCTTATTACA TCTCTCTGTTCGTGGGATCCTTGCAAAAGGCCAACTGCTGCCGAGGCCCTTCAACATCCATTCTTTCAG GGTTGTTTTTATGTTCCTCCATCTCTTCGTCCCAGAATAGCTGTTTCTAGAACTCCTCCATCTG CTGGGGTTAGAGGAACATTGGAACAGCAATCTGTTAGGAGGTATTCTGGGGCTCAGCCCAATGGGAAATTCACTGGCAGTTTTTCTTCTCTGAAAACAAATGCTTCCTTCAGCACAGGTGCTGATT GTGCGCAACGCAAGCCTGAGTTGCTTAATCAG GATCTGAGAAAGAATGATAAACCCTTGAAGAACTATAGCAAACAAACAAGGTATTGGCCACCTGGAAGAAGGACAACAA CAATATCAATGAACAAGGATAGAAATGGACGTGGAGCTGGGGCTTCAGAGGTGGTGGAGAAGTTGGGAAATGTGACAATTGGAAGTCGGAGGCAGTATGGTGGACAAATAGGGGCACCACCTATGAAGGCTGGGGTGCAGTGGACTGCGGAATCTAATGACATGTTTCTGAGGCCAACCCAACAGATACCGTCTGGCAGAACTTTTACCAGAAAAGTAGCGGGATGA
- the LOC107929445 gene encoding cyclin-dependent kinase F-4 isoform X5: MKKKYYSWEECVNLREVKSLQRMNHPNIVKLKEVIREHDILYFVFEYMECNLYQLMKDREKLFSEVEIRNWCFQVFQGLAYMHQRGYFHRDLKPENLLVTKDIIKIADFGLAREINSSPPYTEYVSTRWYRAPEVLLQSYLYTSIVDMWAMGAIMAELFTLRPLFPGTSEADEIYKICSVIGTPTKDSWPDGLNLARAINYQFPQFAGVHLSALIPSASDDAISLITSLCSWDPCKRPTAAEALQHPFFQGCFYVPPSLRPRIAVSRTPPSAGVRGTLEQQSVRRYSGAQPNGKFTGSFSSLKTNASFSTGADCAQRKPELLNQDLRKNDKPLKNYSKQTRYWPPGRRTTTISMNKDRNGRGAGASEVVEKLGNVTIGSRRQYGGQIGAPPMKAGVQWTAESNDMFLRPTQQIPSGRTFTRKVAG; the protein is encoded by the exons atgaagaagaaatattACTCGTGGGAAGAGTGTGTGAATCTGAGAGAAGTTAAG TCACTGCAGAGAATGAATCATCCAAATATCGTGAAGCTTAAGGAAGTCATCAGGGAACATGACATTTTATACTTTGTTTTTGAATACATG GAATGCAACCTTTACCAACTTATGAAAGACAGGGAAAAACTTTTTTCTGAAGTTGAAATCAGAAATTGGTGTTTCCAAGTCTTCCAAGGTCTTGCATACATGCACCAGCGTGGATATTTTCATCGCGACCTAAAGCCTG AGAATTTGTTGGTTACTAAAGATATAATCAAAATTGCTGATTTTGGTCTTGCAcgtgaaataaattcaagtccaCCATACACTGAGTATGTCTCAACACGCTG GTATCGTGCCCCTGAAGTACTCCTTCAATCATACCTGTATACTTCAATAGTTG ATATGTGGGCGATGGGTGCAATCATGGCTGAGTTATTCACCTTACGTCCTCTTTTTCCTGGAACAAG TGAAGCAGATGAGATCTACAAAATTTGTAGTGTAATAGGTACTCCAACTAAGGATTCATGGCCTGATGGGCTTAATCTTGCAAGGGCTATAAACTACCAATTCCCACAG TTTGCTGGTGTGCATCTGTCTGCATTGATACCATCAGCAAGCGACGATGCAATCAGCCTTATTACA TCTCTCTGTTCGTGGGATCCTTGCAAAAGGCCAACTGCTGCCGAGGCCCTTCAACATCCATTCTTTCAG GGTTGTTTTTATGTTCCTCCATCTCTTCGTCCCAGAATAGCTGTTTCTAGAACTCCTCCATCTG CTGGGGTTAGAGGAACATTGGAACAGCAATCTGTTAGGAGGTATTCTGGGGCTCAGCCCAATGGGAAATTCACTGGCAGTTTTTCTTCTCTGAAAACAAATGCTTCCTTCAGCACAGGTGCTGATT GTGCGCAACGCAAGCCTGAGTTGCTTAATCAG GATCTGAGAAAGAATGATAAACCCTTGAAGAACTATAGCAAACAAACAAGGTATTGGCCACCTGGAAGAAGGACAACAA CAATATCAATGAACAAGGATAGAAATGGACGTGGAGCTGGGGCTTCAGAGGTGGTGGAGAAGTTGGGAAATGTGACAATTGGAAGTCGGAGGCAGTATGGTGGACAAATAGGGGCACCACCTATGAAGGCTGGGGTGCAGTGGACTGCGGAATCTAATGACATGTTTCTGAGGCCAACCCAACAGATACCGTCTGGCAGAACTTTTACCAGAAAAGTAGCGGGATGA
- the LOC107929416 gene encoding protein PAM68, chloroplastic isoform X1, whose protein sequence is MAALALSSLSYCRFKLCRQLTMEPSSLTSAQPTKSSSPFPVNPQNQIRPLYLLPLHATLNSPKGFGSPPKKNKKTKKSKSGGDDNEDEEEEEENEAEAGVIPEVVTNRMISRMGFTVGIPLLVGLLFFPFFYYLKVGLKIDVPTWVPFIVTFIFFGTALLGVSYGIVSSSWDPLREGSVLGWNEAQKNWPVFWQSIWGGGSRKK, encoded by the exons ATGGCAGCTCTGGCACTGTCGTCTTTATCCTACTGCCGTTTCAAG CTTTGCAGGCAGTTGACCATGGAACCCTCTTCATTGACATCAGCCCAACCCACAAAATCATCTTCCCCATTCCCAGTTAACCCCCAAAACCAAATCCGACCATTGTACTTACTACCCCTACATGCCACCTTGAATAGCCCAAAAGGCTTTGGATCCCCAcccaagaaaaacaaaaagacaaAGAAATCAAAGAGTGGTGGTGATGACAATGAAGAcgaagaagaagaggaggagaATGAAGCAGAGGCAGGGGTGATACCTGAAGTGGTAACAAACAGGATGATAAGCAGAATGGGATTCACAGTTGGGATTCCATTGTTGGTAGGGCTGttgtttttcccattcttttatTATCTCAAGGTTGGATTGAAAATCGATGTACCAACGTGGGTGCCGTTTATTGTGACCTTCATCTTCTTCGGGACAGCACTGTTAGGGGTGAGTTATGGGATTGTGTCATCTAGTTGGGATCCATTGAGAGAAGGGTCAGTCTTGGGATGGAATGAGGCTCAGAAGAACTGGCCTGTTTTTTGGCAATCCATTTGGGGGGGTGGATCACGTAAAAAGTAA
- the LOC107929416 gene encoding protein PAM68, chloroplastic isoform X2 encodes MEPSSLTSAQPTKSSSPFPVNPQNQIRPLYLLPLHATLNSPKGFGSPPKKNKKTKKSKSGGDDNEDEEEEEENEAEAGVIPEVVTNRMISRMGFTVGIPLLVGLLFFPFFYYLKVGLKIDVPTWVPFIVTFIFFGTALLGVSYGIVSSSWDPLREGSVLGWNEAQKNWPVFWQSIWGGGSRKK; translated from the coding sequence ATGGAACCCTCTTCATTGACATCAGCCCAACCCACAAAATCATCTTCCCCATTCCCAGTTAACCCCCAAAACCAAATCCGACCATTGTACTTACTACCCCTACATGCCACCTTGAATAGCCCAAAAGGCTTTGGATCCCCAcccaagaaaaacaaaaagacaaAGAAATCAAAGAGTGGTGGTGATGACAATGAAGAcgaagaagaagaggaggagaATGAAGCAGAGGCAGGGGTGATACCTGAAGTGGTAACAAACAGGATGATAAGCAGAATGGGATTCACAGTTGGGATTCCATTGTTGGTAGGGCTGttgtttttcccattcttttatTATCTCAAGGTTGGATTGAAAATCGATGTACCAACGTGGGTGCCGTTTATTGTGACCTTCATCTTCTTCGGGACAGCACTGTTAGGGGTGAGTTATGGGATTGTGTCATCTAGTTGGGATCCATTGAGAGAAGGGTCAGTCTTGGGATGGAATGAGGCTCAGAAGAACTGGCCTGTTTTTTGGCAATCCATTTGGGGGGGTGGATCACGTAAAAAGTAA
- the LOC107929431 gene encoding SUMO-conjugating enzyme SCE1: MSDGIARSRLAEERKAWRKNHPHGFVAKPETRADGSVDLMVWHCVIPGKKGTDWEGGYFPLTLNFSEEYPSKPPKCKFPNGFFHPNVYPSGIVCLSILSERRGWRPSITVKQILVGIQDLLDQPNATDAAQTEGHQLYVSNPNEYRKRIQQQVLQYPQSL, translated from the exons ATGTCGGATGGTATCGCACGCAGTCGTCTTGCAGAGGAACGAAAAGCCTGGCGCAAAAATCATCCCCAT ggtTTTGTGGCTAAACCTGAGACAAGGGCAGATGGGAGTGTTGATTTGATGGTTTGGCATTGTGTTATCCCCGGCAAAAAAGGG ACAGATTGGGAAGGGGGGTACTTTCCACTGACACTCAACTTCAGTGAGGAGTACCCAAGCAAACCCCCTAAATGCAAGTTCCCAAATGGATTCTTCCATCCTAATGTTTATCCTTCTGGAATTGTGTGTTTGTCTATCCTCAGCGAGCGTCGT GGATGGAGACCATCCATTACAGTGAAACAAATCCTAGTGGGGATTCAAGATTTGCTTGATCAACCCAATGCTACCGACGCTGCACAAACAGAGGGACATCAGCTTTACGTATCG AACCCAAATGAGTACCGGAAAAGAATTCAACAACAAGTCCTGCAATATCCACAGTCTCTCTAG